From Coffea arabica cultivar ET-39 chromosome 2e, Coffea Arabica ET-39 HiFi, whole genome shotgun sequence, the proteins below share one genomic window:
- the LOC140036348 gene encoding uncharacterized protein, with protein MFFGVYMLAFSVLVATFSGTHSLNGKGSTGGGKLSRNGEVEKGLLTLISSDAPGLQVCDPNGRWYLADSGFVLGDLLFLTGKALIHATAGLRPAVSHRSSGGRTSLVFSLMPQGNAIRDCSPIAAAGHVIPQSYVPISATQFMDAIIVLVMCQSL; from the exons ATGTTTTTTGGAGTATATATGCTTGCTTTTAGTG TGCTTGTTGCAACCTTTTCCGGTACACACTCACTAAATGGAAAAGGATCTACAGGAGGTGGAAAGCTGAGTCGAAATGGTGAAGTAGAGAAGGGGCTGTTGACGCTAATTTCCTCAGATGCTCCTGGACTTCAG GTTTGTGACCCCAATGGCCGCTGGTACCTGGCTGATAGTGGCTTTGTTCTTGGGGACCTTTTATTTCTCACAGGCAAGGCTCTCATCCATGCTACAGCTGGTCTAAGGCCTGCGGTTTCACATCGTTCTAGTGGCGGAAG GACATCTCTCGTCTTTAGTCTCATGCCACAAGGCAATGCAATACGTGATTGTTCACCAATTGCAGCAGCTGGTCATGTCATTCCTCAGAGTTATGTGCCAATCTCTGCAACCCAGTTTATGGATGCTATAATAGTACTTGTTATGTGCCAATCTTTGTAA